The Streptomyces sp. NBC_01268 genome window below encodes:
- a CDS encoding DUF998 domain-containing protein yields the protein MVQFFVVHVMTESAWARPFSWARNNISDLGNAHCALQSEPEPRYVCSPEHGLMNGSFVALGVLLVVGAVLTGGALWRRGRTAAVARLLLAGAGAGFVLVGLAPADVDENLHVLGALLIMATGNIGLILAGSALAERTPAPLRWGTGLLGAAAVTALGLFLSHHYLGLGMGGMERVAAFPVLLWALAAGVRGLVPRTAPAHAAPPRERLGHAG from the coding sequence GGCGCGGAACAACATCAGCGACTTGGGGAACGCCCACTGCGCCCTGCAGTCGGAGCCCGAGCCGCGCTACGTGTGTTCTCCGGAGCACGGTCTGATGAACGGTTCGTTCGTCGCCCTGGGGGTGCTGCTCGTCGTCGGCGCGGTCCTGACCGGAGGTGCCCTGTGGCGCCGTGGCCGGACCGCTGCCGTGGCCCGCCTGCTGCTCGCCGGCGCCGGGGCGGGATTCGTGCTGGTCGGGCTCGCTCCCGCGGACGTCGACGAGAACCTGCACGTCCTGGGAGCCCTGCTCATCATGGCGACGGGCAACATCGGTCTGATCCTGGCGGGTTCCGCCCTGGCGGAACGCACGCCGGCCCCCCTGCGGTGGGGCACCGGCCTGCTGGGAGCCGCGGCCGTCACGGCCCTCGGGCTGTTCCTCTCCCACCACTACCTCGGTCTCGGCATGGGAGGCATGGAACGGGTCGCCGCCTTCCCGGTCCTGCTCTGGGCGCTGGCCGCCGGCGTCCGCGGCCTCGTCCCCCGGACGGCTCCCGCGCACGCGGCACCCCCGAGGGAGCGTCTCGGTCACGCCGGTTGA